TTTTACCGCGCAAACGAAATGGTAGAAGAAGGCAGAATTGCCGCTAAAAAGGCCATTTTGGAATGGCGGAAAAAACAGCTTGCGGTATGACGTTCATTATTGTGATCATAACGGGTGTTGTTTCGTTCGCTGCTTTTCAGAGCAGAGAATTGATGGCCAAACTCATGTTCAATGCCTATTTGGTCAAGCATTCCAACGAATGGTTCAGAGTAATTACCCATGCATTCGTCCATTCTGGTTGGATGCATTTGATGGTGAACATGTGGGTGCTTTGGAATTTCGGAGACATGACCGAGAACGGATTTGTTGAATACCGTGGCTCAGGAGGTTCGCTCATTTTTGTTGCGCTTTACGTAGGAGGAATCCTTTTCGCCACGTTACCATCCTATCGAAGACATCAAGACGATTTTAGTTACAATGCAGTAGGAGCGAGTGGAGCAGTGGCAGCAGTGCTTTTTTCGGCCATTTATTTTTCGCCAACCATGAATCTGCTACTCATGTTCATTCCAATTCCAATTCCAGCTATCATATTCGGAGTGTTTTATCTAGCGCTGGAATGGTACCTCGATAAACAGTCTAACGACAATATTGCCCATGATGCTCACTTTTGGGGCGCAGCCTTCGGATTTTCCTTCTCGGTGCTAATGGCTCCCGATAGAATGCAGTATTTCGTGCAAGAGATTTCAGAACGATTTCTAGGATGAACAAAGCTTTATTTCTAGATCGAGATGGCGTTTTGAATCGAGAACGAGGCGAATACACGTTCCGTTCAGAAGATTTTGAGTTGCTTCCAGATGTGATAGAATCGCTGAAACTTGCACAGGAAAAGGATTATCTGCTCATAGTGATTTCAAATCAAGGAGGAATTGCAAAGGGCATTTATCTAAAAAGTGATGTCGAAAAACTACACGGCATTTTGAATTCAACCTTGAAAACGAATGGCGTTCATCTGAGCGAAATCTATTACTGTCCACATCACAATGAGCTTGGAAAGTGTCTTTGTCGTAAACCGAATTCGTTGATGTTGGAAAAAGCCATTGCCAGATTCGATGTGGATGTAACCCGTTCTTTAATGATCGGAGATAGCGATAGAGATGTAAGAGCAGCCGAAAATGTTGGGGTAAATGGAGTGCGCATCGATCCAAATACAAGTATTCTTGAAATTGTGAGTAGCTTGAAATGAGTACAGTACAGCTAGTAAACGGAAAATTCCTTCTTACTTCGGATGGTGTTTTGAGAACCGATAATCGTGGGTTTTGCTACGGAGATGGTTTTTTCGAATCGATGCGTGTGTCCAAAGGCAATGTTCCGTTTTTGCGAGGACATTGGAAGCGGCTGCTCCGTGTCACCACTTTCTTACGGATGGAATTGCCTAGTTCTTTTACGGAGCAAATGTTTGGCGCTTACGCGATGGAGTTGGCCATGCGTAATGGTTTTGAGAATGCCCGAATTCGATTTCAAGGCTACAGAATGGGAGCGGGGCGATATTCTCCTGAGAATAACATGCTCGGCTGGAGCATGATCTGTCAACCGCTTGAGAGTTCTGAATATCAGCTCAATAAGACAGGATTGAATGTGGGATTTTGTACTTCACACACGATCAATCCAGCTCCGCAAAGCTCGTTTAAGACAAGTAATTCTTTGCCGTATGTAATGGGAGGAATCTTTGCATCAGAGAATGGATTTGATGATTGTTTCTTGCTAGATGTTCGTGGAAATGTGGCTGAAGCAACAGGTTCCAATGTGTTTTTGCTGAAGGGAAACAAATTGATAACACCTGACCTCTCTAATGGTGGAGTGGCTGGAGTTATGCGAACGGTTGTTCTTCGCGAGGCAACAGATTTAGGTTTGACTACGTCTCAAATTAAAATGAGGAAAGAAGATGTGCTTGAAGCCGATGAGTGTTTCCTCACGAATGCCACCAGAGGCATCCAATGGGTTGGAGCAGTCGAGAAAAAGCGATATTTCAAAAGGTGCAGTTCTCGTTTTACCGACCACATCAATCGAAAATTCGATCTTCTCAGTTAAGTCGTGGGTCTTCGGGCAAATTGACCATGTAGGCAAATGGATCTCCCATGCCTTGGAGGACATCAGACCAAAGTTTTTCTGGTTTTTGTGTGAAAAGAATTTCTTTGGAAGCACGCGCCACTATCCAACTCTTGCTTTCCATCTCGTTTTTTAACTGGCCTTCAGACCAACCAGCATAACCAACGAACAGACGAATTTCATTTGGTTTGATATCGCCTGAAAGCATCAATTCCTTGATGGTTTCAAAATCTCCACCCCAATAAACTCCTTCCATCACTTTTTTTGAGTTTGGAATTCGGTCACCAAGTTGGTGCAAGTAATGCAGCGTTTCTTTTTGCACTGGACCTCCAAGTGCTAATCGGGAATCGAACACTGGAGCGTTTTCGATGGCTTCGTTCAAATACATTGGAATCGGCTTGTTCAAAATGAGGCCAAAAGAACCATTTTCGTTGTGCTCTGTCAGAAAGATCACCGACCGTTTGAAATACGGATCTTGCATGAAAGGTTCAGAGATCAATAATCTCCCCGCACGCGCTTTAATGCGTTGGTTAGGTACCGTGAATATGTCAGAAACATCCATCGATACTAATAACGCAATTTTCAAATTAAATGTTGGAGAAATTTCAAGATTCACACACAGCGTCTAGAAAGTGCTATAAATACAAAGCCCCAAAAGCAAACGCTTTCGGGGCTTCATTTAAACGATTTAACTCGTGACTATTTTTTAGCGGCTGCTTTTTTAGCAGGGGCTTTCTTAGCTGCAGGTTTTTTTGTCGTTTCTGCTTTCTCCGTTTCCGCTTGGGCCTTTGGTTCAGCTTTTTTAGCGACTACAGGTGCAACATATGCATCGCTTGACTGCTTTTGTCTTCTTACTCCGTAAGATCCATTCGCAATTTTACCGCGCTTACTTTTGATATCTCCTTTTCCCATAATGCTTTTGAGTTTTTGGTTCGACTTTGGACAAACTTAGCAAAATTGATTTTGTAGCGCTGTTCAGTAAATGCATCAAACAAAAAAAGCCCCGTCATTTCTGACAGGGCTTTTAAATTAAATGATGGTTTCTACGAATGCTATTTGGTAAGTATCAAGCGCTCTGATACGTTCAAGTTATCACCTTTCACAATCAGGGTATAAACACCAACTGCAAGGCCACGGGTATCAATTTGATGAGTACCCGTAGGTCCCGTTGATTGGTAGTTCCAAACTTCCTGTCCAACAGAATTCAGCATCCGGAAGTCAAGTTTAGATATCGCATCTGAGTTATAGCTGAAAGTGAAATTCTCGGAAGAAGGATTAGGATACACACGAAGGTCAAATTTCTCTGTTTCACTAATGTCAACAGTGATTGAAGAACAACCTTCAATTATAATGTCATCAAGATCCAAGTATAATTGATCCAACGCGGTATGGCGGAATCCAATATAAACACTTTGAAATGCATATGGATTTGACGGAAGAGGCACCGATTGGGCTGTCCAAATTGTATCTCCATCTGTTGACGCTGCGTTATCAGCAACCGAGAAAAGTGTTGTAGCACCAGTAAAATTGGCAACAGATGTTCCGGTAGTATTCAACAAGACGCTGTATCCATCTCGGTACAAATTATTTCCATATCGGTGCTTCCAAGAAAGTGTTCCACCATCTGAAGGCATCGTAATAGGTCCAAATGTTAACCAATTGTTTGCAGGAACGGTTGTGTTTACGAACCAAGAAGTAGCTCTAAGGAAGAAGTTCGTGTCTCCAGGAGCTACAACCGTATAGAATCCCATCCATTCAGAATTCCATCCAACATTAGCCAGAGTGGTAGCAACTGCCTGTTGGTCAATATCAGCAGCAAGCACGTCAAAGTTTGGGGCATCAGTATCGTTTACATAAAACAGGTCACCATCAAATGCCATCAGATCTTCACAAGTTGTGGTTGTTCCGCCACCACCGATACAGAAATTGTGTGTTGCTGAGGAACCAAAGTTGGCATTAGTTGCGGTCATTTGAACTAGTGTGGTGTTTCCTTGAGTGATTGTGTAATTACCATTAATGGTACATTGTGTGTACTGCGAACCATACATTCCATCGCCAAAAGAATCATCGATGATGAAATCATAGCAATCTTCTGCCAGGCAAAGCGATTCTACAACTTGCTGTCCGCTGGTGTTGTTTACGTATGGTCCGCCAGAAGTAATTAGCTGATTACTTGAGTTTCTGATCTCCCAAGTTATCTCGTCTCCGTAGCAATCTAGGTTCAACGTTAGAGTAACGGAACTTCCACCCGAAGCAACATTGAAACTTGAAGTCGTTTGGTCGTTGCTCGTCACCTGATCGGTATTACTTCCGTTCAAGCTACCAGAAACTGTTTTGGCAGTGAACGTATGTGTCGTAGCGGACGTTGTCATTGAATTCAGAGTAACATTTACTGAGCTGTTCGAAGCTAAACTCCCTGTCCAGTTGTATGTAGTTGGGCTGTTAGAATCTATGTAATACTGAATTTGAACAGAACTTAGCGTTGTACTGCCATAGTTACTCAGTGTAACGATCGGAGAGAATGTCGTATTGCAAAGCGATCCAGTTGGAACAGAAATGGCAGAAATTGCGGCATCGAAATTTGTTGAAACACCACAATTATTCGTGTTAACAACGGCATTTCTCACACCAGCAAGAACGCTACGCATGTAAGAGGTTTGGTTGGTTGTAAACCGATTTTGGCAATCTTCAGGTGTATAATCCATGTAGTTCGTGATCATTTGACCAGAACAATTGCCATTGTAAGTGCAGTTGGACATGGAAACTTGCTTTGCATTCGGAGTATCAGCAAATCCGTCTCCATCAGAGCAGGTATTTGGAGAAGAATCGCTGAACGTGTGAGATAATCCAAGATAATGACCCACTTCATGGGTTAAGGTCCTATTGGTTAATGAACCCCAAGGCCAAAGTCTGAATCCTTGATTTTGATTCGGGTCGTTGCCAATACATATGTTAACAACCACAATTCCATCACGTTGGGAGTTGTTAGTGACTGGAGTTGATGGCTGATAAGCATACCCTAAAGTTCCTCCAGACCAATTGCTGGGATTAGCAAGGTCGCTACCTTGATTCTCAATTTCAGATACGATCCAAACATTCAAGTAATAACGATTGTCCCATCGGCTCAATCCTTTTACAGAAACTTCATTAGAATTGGTAATACCACTACTAGAATATCCACTAACGGAAGTTCCATTAACTCGATTAATTCCTGAATGAGGATTCCCGTTCGGGTCAACTCCAGCCAAACAGAATTGTATCTCTGTGTCAGGACCTAAACCTTGCCCAATCGCTCCGTCTGCGCTTGTCCGTCTGTAATCACGGTTCAAGGCGTCTATAGCGCTTTCAATTTGAGCATCAGAGATGTTCGTTCCAGAACCAACAGCTTCACCTTTGTGAATAACGTGGAATACAACAGGAATTGTGTATACAGGTGGTGCAGCACGCTCGCCAGATTCAAATTCTGCTGCTATTCGCGAAGTCATTTCTTGAGCATCTTGCCACCCTTGTCGGTATACAGGATCAATTGCTTTTAGCGCCTCTGTATAAGAGTGCTGCCCACACTTTTCTCCAATTGTACCATCAATGTGTTCATCAACAGAAACACTGTTTTTTCCAGTTAGAAGTGAAGAGTTCGCGCCAATTTTTGTAACAGGAACCTTCACTGTATTCTGAGCAACAGAAATACCAGTTGCCAGTAGAAGTGCGAGAACGGCAGAGTAGATGTTTTTTATCATTTTATAATGGTTTGAAAGTGCGGCAAACAAACGAAAAAAAGTAATCGATTTCTGTCGTCTTGAGGTTAGAAGCAAGAGTTTTGTCTCTTATCATACGGAAACTCATCACTTTAAATTCGATAACAAAATGATTGTGCCGTAAACGAGAAATTACACGTGTATAGGATTTGCCGAAGAATCAGATTACAACTGGTTCATAAGTTGTTGATAAGGCAGTTGATACACGGTTCGTAATTACGCTGCAGGAATTTTGGAGCTAGACGTGTAAGTAGCGTAAATTTGGTAGAACCAAGTGAGAGATAAAAGGCTGGCCATAAGGCCACTTTCCAAGAAACCTCAAGGGGATTCAGAGGGAAGAAACCTGGAAGCTTAGTCTGTCTTCGGGCAGACGGGTGAGGCAGAATAGAAAGAAGTGATGCTTAGGCAGATCGGAAGTCAGGAAGGCCAACGGAGTAAGCAGTTCGCTGCAGAAAAGGAAAGGGAAGTCAGAATAACAGCAGCTTGGCGCTGAGATAAGATCACGGTCTTTTCAAGGTGAGAACGGAGGTCAATCGCAAGATTGGTCTCCGTTTTTGTTTATCCGATCATTTCGGCCGATTGCTTCCCAATCGAAGTTCCAATGGCAATTCCCATTCCTCCTAACCGCACAGCGCACGAAGCATTTGCGGACAGTCGTTTTATAATGGTTTGTTTAGAATCTCCAACTCCCATTATTCCAACCCATCTATGGTCAATCATAAAATTCGATTTCGGTAAAATCACTTCTGCAAGAAGTCTATCCAACTCATTTTGAATGATTTCAGTCGTTTCAAAAGTGGTACTGGTTTCGGTTTCCTTATCCAAATGGCGCCCGCCTCCAAAAAGCAACCTGTTTCCTACATTTCTGAAGTAATAAAATCCTTCGTTCATATGAAATGTGCCCATCACTTTCAATTTTTCAATGGGCGAGGTGATAAGCACTTGAGCACGTGCGGGCTTCACATCTAATTCTGGAAGCAGCTTGCTTGCAAAT
The nucleotide sequence above comes from Flavobacteriales bacterium. Encoded proteins:
- a CDS encoding rhomboid family intramembrane serine protease, translating into MAEKTACGMTFIIVIITGVVSFAAFQSRELMAKLMFNAYLVKHSNEWFRVITHAFVHSGWMHLMVNMWVLWNFGDMTENGFVEYRGSGGSLIFVALYVGGILFATLPSYRRHQDDFSYNAVGASGAVAAVLFSAIYFSPTMNLLLMFIPIPIPAIIFGVFYLALEWYLDKQSNDNIAHDAHFWGAAFGFSFSVLMAPDRMQYFVQEISERFLG
- a CDS encoding HAD family hydrolase, which translates into the protein MNKALFLDRDGVLNRERGEYTFRSEDFELLPDVIESLKLAQEKDYLLIVISNQGGIAKGIYLKSDVEKLHGILNSTLKTNGVHLSEIYYCPHHNELGKCLCRKPNSLMLEKAIARFDVDVTRSLMIGDSDRDVRAAENVGVNGVRIDPNTSILEIVSSLK
- a CDS encoding aminotransferase class IV — its product is MSTVQLVNGKFLLTSDGVLRTDNRGFCYGDGFFESMRVSKGNVPFLRGHWKRLLRVTTFLRMELPSSFTEQMFGAYAMELAMRNGFENARIRFQGYRMGAGRYSPENNMLGWSMICQPLESSEYQLNKTGLNVGFCTSHTINPAPQSSFKTSNSLPYVMGGIFASENGFDDCFLLDVRGNVAEATGSNVFLLKGNKLITPDLSNGGVAGVMRTVVLREATDLGLTTSQIKMRKEDVLEADECFLTNATRGIQWVGAVEKKRYFKRCSSRFTDHINRKFDLLS
- a CDS encoding YqgE/AlgH family protein; the protein is MKIALLVSMDVSDIFTVPNQRIKARAGRLLISEPFMQDPYFKRSVIFLTEHNENGSFGLILNKPIPMYLNEAIENAPVFDSRLALGGPVQKETLHYLHQLGDRIPNSKKVMEGVYWGGDFETIKELMLSGDIKPNEIRLFVGYAGWSEGQLKNEMESKSWIVARASKEILFTQKPEKLWSDVLQGMGDPFAYMVNLPEDPRLN
- a CDS encoding 30S ribosomal protein THX, whose product is MGKGDIKSKRGKIANGSYGVRRQKQSSDAYVAPVVAKKAEPKAQAETEKAETTKKPAAKKAPAKKAAAKK
- a CDS encoding zinc-dependent metalloprotease; its protein translation is MIKNIYSAVLALLLATGISVAQNTVKVPVTKIGANSSLLTGKNSVSVDEHIDGTIGEKCGQHSYTEALKAIDPVYRQGWQDAQEMTSRIAAEFESGERAAPPVYTIPVVFHVIHKGEAVGSGTNISDAQIESAIDALNRDYRRTSADGAIGQGLGPDTEIQFCLAGVDPNGNPHSGINRVNGTSVSGYSSSGITNSNEVSVKGLSRWDNRYYLNVWIVSEIENQGSDLANPSNWSGGTLGYAYQPSTPVTNNSQRDGIVVVNICIGNDPNQNQGFRLWPWGSLTNRTLTHEVGHYLGLSHTFSDSSPNTCSDGDGFADTPNAKQVSMSNCTYNGNCSGQMITNYMDYTPEDCQNRFTTNQTSYMRSVLAGVRNAVVNTNNCGVSTNFDAAISAISVPTGSLCNTTFSPIVTLSNYGSTTLSSVQIQYYIDSNSPTTYNWTGSLASNSSVNVTLNSMTTSATTHTFTAKTVSGSLNGSNTDQVTSNDQTTSSFNVASGGSSVTLTLNLDCYGDEITWEIRNSSNQLITSGGPYVNNTSGQQVVESLCLAEDCYDFIIDDSFGDGMYGSQYTQCTINGNYTITQGNTTLVQMTATNANFGSSATHNFCIGGGGTTTTCEDLMAFDGDLFYVNDTDAPNFDVLAADIDQQAVATTLANVGWNSEWMGFYTVVAPGDTNFFLRATSWFVNTTVPANNWLTFGPITMPSDGGTLSWKHRYGNNLYRDGYSVLLNTTGTSVANFTGATTLFSVADNAASTDGDTIWTAQSVPLPSNPYAFQSVYIGFRHTALDQLYLDLDDIIIEGCSSITVDISETEKFDLRVYPNPSSENFTFSYNSDAISKLDFRMLNSVGQEVWNYQSTGPTGTHQIDTRGLAVGVYTLIVKGDNLNVSERLILTK